One stretch of Oncorhynchus masou masou isolate Uvic2021 chromosome 9, UVic_Omas_1.1, whole genome shotgun sequence DNA includes these proteins:
- the LOC135546420 gene encoding claudin-4-like translates to MKRQLELAALGLGITGWLCAILTRCLPLWKVSGTLDNSTATLPAYWDGVWLEWDHWDLNHDGSLHCSFYQSLLSLSGNFQTWRSLIMASIGAGAFAVVISIIGEVWFPKRNQVKVVSGVVFVLSGILLLVPVAWTCHHTNEPLEGAVVLRRDWGAALYIGWISFSLTVVGGGFLSTRCLMFQQQDESERGSYPPGYPVAEQEPTNPLDTIHRTAFRHSQYARATTQPS, encoded by the coding sequence ATGAAGCGGCAGTTGGAGCTAGCGGCATTGGGCCTGGGCATTACAGGCTGGCTGTGCGCCATCCTCACCCGCTGCCTGCCCCTGTGGAAAGTCAGTGGCACTCTGGACAACTCCACAGCTACGCTGCCAGCATACTGGGATGGGGTGTGGCTGGAATGGGACCACTGGGACCTCAACCATGACGGTAGCCTCCACTGCTCCTTCTACCAGTCTTTGTTATCCCTCTCTGGAAACTTCCAAACATGGAGAAGCTTGATCATGGCTTCTATAGGTGCTGGAGCTTTTGCTGTGGTCATCAGTATCATTGGAGAGGTGTGGTTTCCGAAGAGGAATCAGGTGAAAGTTGTCTCCGGTGTGGTGTTTGTGCTGTCTGGAATACTGCTGCTTGTCCCTGTCGCTTGGACCTGCCACCACACTAATGAGCCACTGGAGGGCGCTGTGgtgctgaggagagactggggagctGCTCTGTACATAGGATGGATCTCCTTCTCTCTGACGGTAGTAGGGGGAGGGTTTCTCAGTACTAGATGCCTCATGTTCCAGCAGCAGGATGAGTCAGAAAGAGGGAGTTACCCTCCAGGTTATCCTGTGGCAGAGCAGGAGCCAACCAACCCCCTGGATACTATCCACAGGACTGCTTTTAGACACAGCCAGTATGCTCGGGCAACAACACAGCCTTCATGA
- the LOC135546419 gene encoding ribosome maturation protein SBDS-like: MSIFTPTNQIRLTNVAVVRMKKGGKRFEIACYKNKVMSWRSGAEKDLDEVLQTSSVFNNVSKGQVAKKDDLSKAFGTDDLTEICKEILAKGELQVSDKERQSQLETSFRDIATIVAEKCVNPETKRPYTVNLIERAMKDIHYSVKANKSTKQQALEVIRQLKDSIEIQRAHMRLRLVLPAKEGKRLKEKLKPLLKVVESEDFDDQLEMVCLVDPGCFREIDELIRCETKGKGSLEVLSLKDVEEGDERLE, from the exons ATGTCTATATTTACACCAACAAACCAGATCCGACTCACAAATGTGGCGGTGGTGAGGATGAAAAAGGGAGGAAAACGATTTGAAATCGCCTGCTACAAAAATAAAGTGATGAGCTGGAGATCTGGAGC AGAGAAGGACCTGGATGAAGTGTTGCAGACCAGTTCTGTTTTCAATAATGTTTCCAAGGGTCAGGTTGCCAAGAAAGATGATCTGTCAAAAGCCTTTGGAACAGATGACCTGACAGAGATATGCAAAGAA ATTTTAGCTAAAGGAGAACTCCAGGTTTCAGATAAGGAGAGGCAGAGCCAATTAGAGACAAGTTTCAGAGACATTGCAACCATCGTGGCGGAGAAGTGTGTGAACCCAGAGACCAAGCGACCATACACAGTCAACCTCATAGAGCGGGCCATGAAGGATATCCACTACTCTGTCAAGGCCAACAAGAGCACCAAGCAGCAG GCTCTGGAGGTGATCAGGCAGCTGAAGGATTCCATAGAGATCCAGAGGGCCCACATGAGGCTGAGGCTGGTGCTGCCGGCCAAGGAGGGCAAGAGGCTGAAGGAGAAACTCAAACCCCTCCTCAAGGTGGTGGAAAGTGAAGACTTTGACGACCAGCTAGAGATG GTATGTCTGGTGGACCCAGGCTGCTTCAGGGAGATAGATGAGTTGATCCGCTGTGAGACGAAAGGTAAAGGTTCCCTGGAGGTGCTCAGTCTGAAGGATGTGGAAGAGGGAGACGAGAGGCTGGAATAA